Proteins encoded in a region of the Leptotrichia sp. OH3620_COT-345 genome:
- a CDS encoding YfcE family phosphodiesterase produces MKILICSDSHTRLEYFQKAIETENPELVIFAGDHSTDAIDMSFVYDKIPFKIVKGNTDYYDRETKDTEIFELNGKKVLLTHGHLFGVKGNLNELEKKAFSENVDICIYGHTHIEYMKEKDGIVYLNPGALQDRKYVIYDGKGFEQKRLR; encoded by the coding sequence ATGAAAATACTTATTTGCTCTGACAGTCATACAAGACTTGAGTATTTCCAGAAAGCAATAGAAACGGAAAATCCTGAATTGGTTATTTTTGCAGGAGACCACAGTACAGATGCTATTGATATGTCTTTTGTATATGATAAGATACCTTTTAAGATAGTAAAAGGAAACACCGATTATTACGATAGGGAAACAAAGGATACTGAAATATTTGAACTTAACGGAAAAAAAGTGTTACTGACTCACGGACATCTTTTCGGAGTAAAAGGAAATTTAAACGAGCTTGAGAAAAAAGCGTTTTCTGAAAATGTCGACATATGCATATACGGACATACTCATATAGAGTATATGAAAGAAAAGGACGGAATAGTATATTTGAATCCCGGAGCATTACAAGACAGAAAATATGTAATTTATGACGGAAAGGGATTTGAACAGAAAAGATTAAGATAA
- a CDS encoding GntR family transcriptional regulator, translating to MLLKKALFLVSAENEIEPLLEFGKVFKKKYNVEIDALYVKDILKYEIFPVTIEGIGLNIGANYAFKEYKELEEKSFKTVKEKMEREFSEVYSKDGETVEVALDELKKYDLLVVVKNEKVSPYLKELLRSSFKPLVILPNIETFELDKIVLLDDGAYNANKTLFTFFYMFDEQKIDVLRVNVNSEDNLKEKFGDNYNLIEKTGDTFKTIMEESEKYDFILMGDLRYTVMVERITGKLGIRLLENLKKPIFIV from the coding sequence ATGTTGTTAAAAAAAGCTTTGTTTTTAGTTTCAGCTGAAAATGAAATTGAACCGCTGCTTGAATTCGGAAAAGTGTTCAAAAAGAAATATAATGTTGAAATAGATGCATTATATGTAAAAGATATTCTCAAATATGAAATATTTCCTGTAACAATAGAAGGAATAGGGTTAAACATAGGTGCAAATTATGCTTTTAAAGAGTATAAGGAACTTGAGGAGAAAAGTTTTAAAACTGTAAAGGAAAAGATGGAACGGGAATTTTCGGAAGTATATTCCAAAGATGGAGAAACAGTGGAAGTTGCTCTTGATGAATTAAAAAAATATGATTTACTTGTAGTTGTTAAAAATGAAAAAGTAAGTCCATATTTAAAGGAATTGTTAAGAAGCAGCTTTAAACCTCTTGTTATTCTTCCCAATATTGAGACGTTTGAGCTTGATAAAATCGTGCTGTTGGATGACGGAGCTTACAATGCAAATAAAACGCTGTTTACTTTCTTTTATATGTTTGATGAGCAGAAAATAGACGTTTTAAGAGTAAATGTAAATTCAGAAGATAATTTAAAGGAAAAATTCGGTGATAATTACAATCTTATTGAAAAAACAGGAGATACTTTTAAAACTATAATGGAAGAATCTGAAAAGTATGACTTTATTTTAATGGGTGATTTGAGATATACTGTCATGGTTGAAAGAATTACGGGGAAATTAGGCATAAGACTTCTTGAAAATCTTAAAAAACCTATATTTATAGTGTAG
- the gyrA gene encoding DNA gyrase subunit A yields the protein MTNEVNIYIEDEIKASYLDYSMSVIVSRALPDVRDGLKPVHRRILFAMNEMGMTHEKPFKKSARIVGEVLGKYHPHGDSSVYNAMVRLAQDFNMRYMLVDGHGNFGSVDGDEAAAMRYTEARMAKITAELLADIDKNTIDFRKNFDESLDEPTVLPAKLPNLLLNGSTGIAVGMATNIPPHNLSEICDGIVALINNPEISIDELITYVKGPDFPTGGIINGKQGIYEAYRTGRGKIKVAGKIKIETSKSGKESIIVTELPYQVNKARLIEKIAELVRQKKLTGISDLRDESDREGIRIVIELKKGEESELILNSLYKFTDLQNTFGIIMLALVNNAPRILNLKQILENYLVHRYNVVTRRVQFELNKAENRAHILEGFKIALDNIDEVIKIIRGSKDANEAREKLISSFGFSEIQAKAILDMRLQRLTGLERDKIEQEYRELMLLIEELRSILADDSKKFRIIKDEVIKLKEDFGDKRKTEIKDARIEIGIEDLIKDEDVVVTLTEKGYVKRMATDTYHSQRRGGVGVSATNTVENDVIKDMYIARNLDTLLIFTTKGKVFSMKVYEIPEAGKQARGKLINNLIKLSEDEKVSTVIRVREFEKDKTLFFITKDGVVKKTELTLFANINKTGIRALTLREEDELKFVGLTSGSRKDEVFIATRNGISIRFCEEDVRSMGRSAAGVKGITLRDGDYVVAAVIITLAMKEENRNLSVMTITEEGYGKRTDLNEYKVQTRGGKGIINLKISGKTGKIVDVKIVDNTTEIMLITSEGTLIRTKVDTVSVIGRSTSGVRIMKVRNEEKVASTVKITENPEAEEEKE from the coding sequence ATGACAAATGAAGTAAATATATATATTGAAGATGAAATAAAAGCATCTTATCTTGATTATTCTATGAGTGTCATAGTAAGCAGGGCATTGCCTGATGTAAGAGACGGACTGAAACCTGTCCATAGAAGAATACTTTTTGCAATGAATGAAATGGGAATGACTCATGAAAAACCTTTTAAAAAATCTGCCAGAATCGTAGGGGAAGTTTTAGGTAAGTATCATCCTCACGGAGATTCATCGGTATATAATGCAATGGTGAGATTGGCACAGGATTTCAATATGAGATATATGCTTGTAGACGGGCACGGTAACTTCGGATCGGTAGATGGTGATGAAGCTGCGGCAATGAGATATACCGAAGCTAGGATGGCTAAAATAACTGCTGAACTTCTTGCGGATATAGATAAAAATACAATAGACTTTAGGAAAAACTTTGATGAAAGTTTGGATGAACCTACAGTATTGCCTGCAAAGCTGCCTAATCTTCTATTAAACGGCTCTACAGGAATAGCTGTAGGTATGGCAACCAATATTCCTCCGCATAATTTATCTGAAATATGTGACGGAATAGTGGCATTAATAAATAATCCCGAAATAAGCATAGATGAACTTATAACTTATGTAAAAGGTCCTGATTTTCCTACAGGAGGTATAATAAATGGAAAACAGGGGATATATGAAGCATATAGAACGGGGAGAGGGAAAATAAAGGTTGCCGGAAAAATAAAAATAGAAACTTCAAAATCCGGTAAAGAATCAATAATAGTTACCGAACTTCCTTATCAAGTAAATAAAGCAAGATTAATAGAAAAAATTGCCGAGCTTGTCAGACAAAAAAAATTGACAGGAATATCGGATTTAAGGGATGAGTCTGATAGAGAAGGTATAAGAATTGTAATTGAGCTGAAAAAAGGTGAAGAAAGTGAACTTATACTTAACAGTCTTTATAAATTTACGGATTTACAGAATACTTTCGGAATAATAATGTTGGCACTTGTGAACAATGCTCCGCGAATTTTGAATTTAAAGCAGATTCTGGAAAATTATCTGGTGCACAGATACAATGTTGTCACAAGAAGAGTACAGTTTGAGCTGAATAAAGCTGAGAACAGGGCACATATATTGGAAGGATTTAAAATAGCCCTTGACAATATAGATGAAGTAATAAAAATAATAAGAGGATCAAAAGATGCCAATGAAGCAAGGGAAAAATTAATATCAAGTTTCGGATTTTCTGAAATTCAAGCAAAAGCCATACTTGATATGAGATTACAAAGGCTTACAGGTCTTGAAAGAGATAAAATCGAACAGGAATACAGGGAACTCATGCTGTTAATAGAAGAACTGAGATCAATACTTGCAGATGATTCTAAAAAGTTCAGAATAATAAAAGATGAAGTTATTAAACTGAAGGAAGATTTCGGAGACAAGAGAAAGACGGAAATAAAGGATGCAAGAATAGAAATAGGTATAGAAGATTTGATAAAAGATGAAGATGTTGTCGTTACTTTGACTGAAAAAGGTTATGTAAAAAGAATGGCAACTGATACATATCATTCCCAGAGACGTGGAGGAGTAGGAGTAAGTGCTACAAATACTGTGGAAAATGATGTTATAAAAGATATGTATATAGCTAGAAATCTTGATACTCTCCTTATATTCACTACAAAAGGGAAAGTATTCAGCATGAAAGTCTATGAAATTCCTGAAGCGGGCAAACAAGCAAGAGGTAAGCTCATAAATAATCTTATTAAACTGTCTGAAGATGAAAAAGTAAGTACGGTAATAAGAGTCAGAGAATTTGAAAAAGATAAGACATTGTTTTTTATAACGAAAGACGGAGTAGTAAAGAAAACGGAACTTACACTTTTTGCAAACATAAATAAAACAGGAATAAGAGCATTGACTTTGCGTGAAGAAGACGAGCTGAAATTTGTCGGACTTACGAGCGGAAGCCGTAAAGATGAAGTATTTATTGCTACAAGAAACGGTATTTCCATAAGATTCTGTGAAGAAGATGTAAGAAGTATGGGAAGAAGTGCTGCAGGAGTCAAAGGTATAACATTAAGAGATGGTGACTATGTTGTTGCTGCAGTTATAATAACGTTAGCTATGAAAGAAGAAAATAGAAACTTGAGTGTTATGACGATAACGGAAGAAGGATATGGGAAAAGAACGGATCTTAATGAGTACAAAGTTCAAACAAGGGGCGGAAAAGGAATCATAAACTTAAAAATCAGTGGAAAAACAGGAAAAATAGTAGATGTTAAAATAGTAGATAATACAACAGAAATAATGCTTATAACTTCTGAAGGAACTTTAATAAGAACAAAAGTGGATACGGTTTCAGTAATAGGAAGATCCACATCGGGAGTGAGAATTATGAAAGTAAGGAATGAAGAAAAAGTTGCTTCTACTGTTAAAATAACTGAAAATCCTGAAGCTGAAGAAGAAAAAGAATAA
- a CDS encoding GNAT family N-acetyltransferase, whose protein sequence is MKIRRALNKDIPQINELLYQVHKVHSDKRPDIFKQGAKKYNERELELILKNDKKPVFVALNDEETVIGYVFCIFQEYKSSSLNNVKTLYIDDLCVNEKVRGQKTGQKLYEYILEYAKENKCYNLTLNVWACNEQALKFYEKCGLKVQKIGMEKILN, encoded by the coding sequence ATGAAAATAAGAAGAGCTTTAAATAAGGACATTCCTCAAATAAATGAATTGCTGTATCAAGTACATAAAGTACATTCCGATAAAAGACCCGATATTTTTAAGCAGGGAGCTAAAAAATATAATGAGCGGGAGTTGGAACTTATTTTAAAAAATGACAAAAAACCTGTATTTGTTGCTTTAAATGATGAAGAAACAGTAATAGGATATGTTTTTTGTATTTTTCAGGAATATAAATCTTCAAGTTTAAATAATGTAAAAACTTTATATATTGATGATTTATGTGTAAATGAAAAAGTAAGAGGTCAGAAAACAGGGCAGAAGCTTTATGAATATATACTGGAATATGCAAAAGAAAATAAATGTTATAATCTAACGCTTAATGTATGGGCATGTAATGAGCAGGCTTTAAAGTTTTACGAAAAATGCGGATTAAAAGTTCAGAAAATAGGAATGGAAAAAATATTGAATTAG
- the gyrB gene encoding DNA topoisomerase (ATP-hydrolyzing) subunit B produces MANNYGAENIKVLEGLEAVRKRPGMYIGSTSSRGLHHLVWEIVDNSVDEALAGVCDNITVKILEDNIIEVSDNGRGIPFTTHETGKSTLEVVMTVLHAGGKFDNDNYKVSGGLHGVGVSVVNALSEWLEVTVTRDGQVVRQVYKRGEPVTGVENLGEAPHGVHGTTTKFKADSEIFETTVYDFSVLESRLKELAYLNKGLKISLFDERDKEKERKEEFLFEGGIKDFLAEIADEEKITDEIIYMSDTYEIEEAKEIEGVDDNGNTVKKIKSAKFVEVEIAMSYTISQRENVYSFVNNINTHEGGTHVSGFRTALTRTINDVAKQMNIIKDKDGTFQGTDVREGLVCVISVKIPEPQFEGQTKTKLGNSEVTGIVSNIVGNNLKFYLEDHPKEAEKIIEKMSMSKRAREAAKKARELVLRKNTLEVGSLPGKLADCSSKDPSESEIFIVEGNSAGGSAKQGRDRRFQAILPLRGKILNVEKSGMHKLLENAEIRAMITAFGAGFGDDMDLEKLRYHKIIIMTDADVDGAHIRTLMLTFFYRQLRELINEGYIYIAQPPLYKVQAGKAIKYAYSDEQLRKITSVLERDNRRYTIQRYKGLGEMNPEQLWETTLDPEVRTLLRVTMEDASYADKMFNILMGDKVEPRRQFIEENANYVRNLDV; encoded by the coding sequence ATGGCCAATAATTACGGAGCCGAGAACATTAAAGTATTGGAAGGACTGGAGGCGGTAAGAAAAAGACCCGGAATGTATATAGGATCGACATCATCCAGAGGACTTCATCATCTTGTCTGGGAAATAGTGGATAACAGTGTGGATGAAGCATTGGCAGGTGTATGTGATAATATAACTGTAAAAATTCTTGAAGATAATATAATAGAAGTTTCTGATAATGGAAGAGGAATACCTTTCACAACTCATGAAACAGGGAAATCAACATTGGAAGTAGTTATGACAGTGCTTCATGCAGGGGGAAAATTTGACAATGATAATTACAAAGTTTCAGGAGGACTCCACGGAGTAGGGGTATCAGTAGTAAATGCTCTGTCCGAATGGTTGGAAGTAACCGTAACAAGAGACGGGCAGGTTGTAAGACAGGTATATAAAAGAGGAGAACCTGTAACTGGTGTCGAAAATTTAGGAGAAGCTCCTCATGGAGTTCACGGGACGACTACAAAATTTAAAGCCGATTCGGAAATATTTGAAACAACAGTTTATGATTTTTCGGTATTGGAATCAAGATTAAAAGAATTGGCATATCTGAATAAAGGGCTGAAAATATCTCTTTTTGATGAAAGAGATAAAGAAAAAGAAAGAAAGGAAGAATTTCTCTTTGAAGGGGGAATAAAGGATTTTCTTGCAGAAATAGCCGATGAAGAAAAAATAACCGATGAGATAATATATATGAGTGATACTTATGAAATCGAAGAAGCAAAAGAAATAGAAGGTGTCGATGATAACGGAAATACCGTAAAAAAAATAAAGTCTGCAAAATTTGTCGAAGTGGAAATAGCTATGAGTTATACTATTTCTCAAAGAGAAAATGTTTATTCTTTTGTAAATAATATAAATACTCATGAAGGAGGAACACATGTAAGCGGATTCAGAACCGCTCTTACGAGAACTATAAATGATGTTGCAAAGCAAATGAATATAATAAAAGATAAAGACGGGACTTTTCAAGGAACTGATGTAAGGGAAGGTCTTGTATGCGTAATAAGTGTAAAAATACCTGAACCTCAGTTTGAAGGACAGACTAAAACAAAGCTTGGAAATAGTGAAGTTACAGGGATTGTATCAAATATAGTAGGAAACAATCTGAAATTTTATTTGGAGGATCATCCTAAAGAGGCTGAAAAAATAATAGAAAAAATGTCAATGTCCAAAAGGGCGAGAGAAGCTGCTAAAAAAGCAAGAGAACTTGTTTTAAGGAAAAATACTCTTGAAGTAGGTTCACTTCCGGGAAAATTGGCTGATTGTTCTTCAAAGGATCCCTCAGAATCTGAAATATTCATAGTCGAAGGTAATTCCGCAGGAGGTTCGGCAAAACAGGGAAGAGACAGAAGATTTCAAGCAATACTGCCTTTAAGAGGAAAAATACTGAACGTAGAAAAATCAGGAATGCACAAGTTACTTGAAAATGCTGAAATAAGAGCAATGATAACAGCTTTCGGAGCCGGTTTCGGTGATGATATGGACTTGGAAAAATTAAGGTATCACAAGATTATTATAATGACCGATGCAGATGTGGATGGAGCTCACATAAGGACATTAATGCTTACGTTCTTTTACAGACAGTTAAGAGAACTTATAAATGAAGGATATATATATATCGCTCAACCGCCCCTTTATAAAGTGCAGGCGGGAAAAGCCATAAAGTATGCTTATTCTGATGAACAGTTAAGAAAAATAACTTCAGTGTTGGAAAGAGATAACAGAAGATACACTATACAAAGATATAAAGGACTGGGAGAAATGAACCCCGAGCAGTTATGGGAAACGACTCTTGATCCTGAGGTAAGGACATTGCTTAGAGTTACTATGGAAGATGCTTCTTATGCAGATAAAATGTTTAATATATTGATGGGAGATAAAGTAGAGCCGAGAAGACAGTTTATTGAAGAAAACGCTAATTATGTACGTAATCTGGATGTATAA
- a CDS encoding tetratricopeptide repeat protein codes for MKITELLQEAVKSYDEMKYDDAVLYLETVLEINENNYEALVLLTKIYTSVGFYKEALIHCERAYKNNKEDNLILFNMGYIHQSLGKPKKAIYFYKKYMEFQEDYYVLLNIGLAYVDMKYYKKAMSIINDAIKMDPENSDGYMDKAECFIKQGKYDDALKIYEEILEKFQNNVEEYYIYTKIANVKNKKGDTEGSEHSYNIAINCENADEYAYETFYEFLLKEKKYEEIELLFINYANSSVQREKSLNLEGRYAAYIEDFQRAKKICEKLLILNPENPLHYFNSAYISEMLKDFDKALEFIKKVEKKVDDKELVKSARKRIMKSKRKYAKLMKQSGK; via the coding sequence ATGAAAATAACGGAATTATTGCAGGAAGCTGTAAAATCTTATGATGAAATGAAATATGATGACGCTGTCTTATATTTGGAAACAGTACTTGAAATTAATGAAAATAATTATGAAGCTCTTGTTCTTCTTACGAAAATATACACAAGTGTAGGATTTTATAAAGAAGCACTTATACATTGCGAAAGGGCTTATAAAAATAATAAAGAAGATAATCTGATTCTTTTTAATATGGGATATATACATCAGTCTCTGGGAAAACCTAAAAAAGCCATATATTTTTATAAGAAGTATATGGAATTTCAAGAAGATTATTATGTGCTTTTAAATATAGGACTTGCCTATGTGGATATGAAATACTATAAAAAAGCCATGAGTATTATAAATGATGCTATAAAAATGGATCCTGAAAATTCAGATGGTTATATGGATAAGGCTGAATGTTTTATAAAACAGGGAAAATATGATGATGCTTTAAAAATTTATGAAGAAATATTGGAAAAATTTCAAAATAATGTGGAAGAATATTATATTTATACAAAAATAGCGAATGTGAAAAATAAAAAAGGTGATACAGAAGGATCGGAACATAGTTATAATATAGCTATAAATTGTGAAAATGCCGATGAATACGCATATGAAACATTTTATGAATTTCTTCTGAAAGAAAAAAAATATGAGGAAATAGAACTGTTGTTTATAAATTATGCTAACAGTTCCGTTCAAAGAGAAAAATCACTTAATCTTGAAGGACGGTATGCAGCATATATAGAGGATTTTCAAAGGGCAAAAAAAATATGTGAGAAGCTTCTTATATTGAATCCTGAAAATCCTCTCCATTATTTTAATTCGGCTTATATTTCCGAAATGTTGAAAGATTTTGACAAAGCCCTGGAGTTCATAAAAAAAGTAGAAAAGAAAGTAGATGATAAAGAACTTGTTAAAAGTGCGAGAAAAAGAATAATGAAATCAAAAAGGAAATATGCAAAATTAATGAAACAGAGCGGAAAATAA
- a CDS encoding DUF370 domain-containing protein: MYLYIENNIYINLNEIELLIDYNDFILKNDIIKTAGKRKILNLSAEKKEKRTIIFTKRFVYITSYTNRALKMRADEYDNLVNSVLF, translated from the coding sequence ATGTATCTGTACATAGAAAATAATATATATATAAACTTAAATGAAATAGAACTGCTTATTGATTATAATGATTTTATTTTAAAAAATGATATTATAAAAACAGCAGGGAAAAGAAAAATACTGAATTTATCAGCTGAAAAAAAGGAAAAGAGAACAATTATATTTACAAAAAGATTTGTTTATATAACATCATATACAAACAGGGCATTGAAAATGAGAGCTGATGAATATGATAATTTAGTAAACAGTGTATTATTTTAA
- a CDS encoding DciA family protein — translation MSNSVKSTGKIIENITETRISAFKSGKYVLWKISKNWKEITGKEIGTKSFPKKFYEGKLTVNVSDPVIYHSIVIHSNIIVRKINEFFRKEIVNELEIKKINERIRRNLIEEMTGKIEEEEIKKVKSADIEEIEEEIELPFSEMEDIRKCIRKIDEKYEDIREKLEKIAINRKKKDIFLISRGYIKCEKCQDIFYPLKNQKICFNCYEKEENIKQERMMKIITENPLIGEREAVSKAGTEWQVYYKVRDILAQRSYNELLDFYITKNIEIEYSEDYKNEIKNEANIDFEVYVKNYIDYKIGTDDKNVFNIERKKIIRKLKNEREYMKKYK, via the coding sequence ATGAGTAACAGTGTGAAAAGTACAGGAAAAATAATAGAAAATATTACTGAAACGCGAATTTCAGCATTTAAGAGCGGAAAATATGTTTTATGGAAAATAAGTAAAAACTGGAAAGAAATTACAGGAAAAGAAATAGGTACTAAATCTTTTCCTAAAAAATTTTATGAAGGAAAATTAACTGTAAATGTAAGTGATCCTGTCATTTACCATAGCATTGTCATACATTCAAATATAATTGTTCGGAAAATAAACGAATTTTTCCGGAAAGAAATTGTAAATGAGCTGGAAATAAAAAAAATAAACGAAAGAATAAGAAGAAACCTTATAGAAGAAATGACAGGAAAAATTGAAGAAGAAGAAATAAAAAAAGTTAAAAGTGCAGATATTGAAGAAATAGAAGAAGAAATAGAGCTTCCTTTTTCAGAAATGGAAGACATAAGAAAATGTATAAGGAAAATAGATGAAAAATATGAAGATATCAGAGAAAAACTTGAAAAGATAGCTATAAACAGGAAAAAAAAAGATATATTTCTTATTTCAAGAGGATATATAAAATGTGAAAAGTGTCAGGACATTTTTTATCCTCTCAAAAATCAAAAAATATGTTTTAACTGTTATGAAAAGGAAGAAAATATTAAACAGGAAAGAATGATGAAAATAATAACTGAAAACCCTTTAATCGGAGAAAGGGAGGCAGTAAGTAAAGCAGGAACGGAATGGCAGGTATATTATAAAGTAAGAGATATTTTAGCTCAGCGGTCATATAATGAGCTTTTAGATTTTTATATTACGAAAAATATTGAAATAGAATATAGCGAAGATTATAAAAATGAAATAAAAAATGAGGCAAATATAGATTTTGAAGTATATGTCAAAAATTATATAGATTATAAAATCGGAACTGATGATAAAAATGTTTTTAATATTGAAAGAAAAAAAATAATAAGAAAGTTGAAAAATGAAAGGGAATATATGAAAAAATATAAATAA
- a CDS encoding DNA replication/repair protein RecF, with protein sequence MYLKQISYSNFRCLEDTKTELDRNFNLIYGKNGQGKTSFIEAVHFLATGKSFRTKKTKELFRYNRNRVTVFGKYVNKNNEENILAVDVNEERKDFYINKNKNRYIDYVGLLNIISFIPEDIEIITGNPGIRRNFFNYEISQAKKEYLKSIVDFEKILKTRNKLIKEKKTHEDIYKIYNDKFIEEGTEIIVYRREFIKKISILLNLNYRKLFDQKSELKLKYVCFLGDIERKSKDEIKEKFKENVKRKNEREKFIGYSLTGPQKDDFIFELNGRNAKSFSSQGEKKSIIFSLKISEIDMLVKEKNEYPVFIMDDIASYFDEIRKKSILDYFVNKKIQCFITSTEDLNIKGKRFIIEKGKVTEDE encoded by the coding sequence ATGTATTTGAAACAAATAAGTTACAGTAATTTCAGGTGTCTTGAAGATACGAAAACGGAACTTGACAGGAATTTTAATTTAATATACGGAAAAAATGGACAGGGAAAAACATCGTTTATTGAAGCTGTTCATTTTTTAGCAACCGGAAAAAGTTTCAGAACAAAAAAGACAAAAGAACTTTTCAGGTATAACAGAAACAGAGTTACCGTTTTCGGAAAATATGTAAATAAAAATAATGAAGAAAATATTTTAGCAGTAGATGTAAATGAAGAAAGAAAAGATTTTTATATTAACAAAAATAAAAACAGATATATAGACTATGTAGGATTACTTAATATAATTTCCTTTATTCCTGAAGATATAGAAATTATAACAGGAAATCCCGGTATAAGAAGAAATTTTTTTAATTATGAAATATCTCAAGCGAAAAAAGAGTATTTAAAATCAATAGTAGATTTTGAAAAAATACTGAAAACGAGGAATAAACTGATAAAAGAAAAGAAAACTCACGAAGATATATATAAAATATATAATGATAAATTTATAGAAGAAGGAACCGAGATAATAGTTTACAGAAGAGAATTTATAAAAAAGATATCTATATTGCTTAACTTGAACTATAGGAAGCTGTTTGATCAAAAATCGGAACTGAAGTTAAAATATGTTTGTTTTTTAGGGGATATTGAAAGAAAATCAAAAGATGAAATAAAAGAAAAATTTAAAGAAAATGTGAAAAGAAAAAATGAAAGGGAAAAATTTATCGGATACAGTCTTACAGGTCCTCAGAAAGATGATTTTATATTTGAATTAAATGGAAGAAATGCTAAATCTTTTTCATCTCAAGGAGAAAAAAAATCCATTATATTTTCCCTTAAAATATCTGAAATAGATATGCTTGTAAAAGAAAAAAATGAATATCCCGTTTTTATAATGGATGATATAGCTTCTTATTTTGATGAAATAAGGAAAAAAAGTATTCTTGATTACTTTGTAAATAAAAAAATACAGTGTTTTATTACATCTACTGAAGACCTTAATATAAAAGGAAAAAGATTTATTATTGAAAAAGGGAAAGTGACTGAAGATGAGTAA
- the yaaA gene encoding S4 domain-containing protein YaaA — MENEKTEKIEIMTEFIKLDQLLKWANFTSSGAEAKIFILTGKVKVNGEIETRRGKKIYSGDIVEFKGRKVTVKYLS, encoded by the coding sequence ATGGAAAATGAAAAAACAGAAAAAATAGAGATAATGACTGAATTTATAAAACTGGATCAGTTATTAAAATGGGCTAATTTTACTTCCTCAGGAGCGGAAGCGAAAATATTTATATTGACAGGAAAAGTAAAAGTCAATGGAGAAATCGAAACAAGACGAGGGAAAAAAATATATTCCGGAGATATAGTGGAGTTTAAGGGAAGAAAAGTTACAGTGAAATATCTGTCTTAA